A window of Amycolatopsis australiensis contains these coding sequences:
- a CDS encoding SDR family NAD(P)-dependent oxidoreductase, producing the protein MARPAPDRRRHRTGVPVGDRRRAVFAHRRRVRPDVTGPQRDGEAAMNTEDKLRDYLKRVSEDLRATRRQLREREDAGREPIAVVGLGCRFPGGITSPEQLWRLLASGGDAIGEFPTDRGWDLGALFDDDPDAPGKSTVRRGGFLADVAAFDPEPFSISPREALAMDPQQRLLLETSWEAVERAGVDVTTLAGTRTGVFFGASTQDYRGLLGAEGADLEGHVLTGNASSVLSGRVAYAFGFEGPAVTVDTACSSSLVALHLAIRALRAGECDAALAGGSAIMPTPRIFTAFSRQRGVAADGRCKAFAEEADGAGFAEGVGVLLVERLSDARRHGHPVLAVLTGSAVNSDGASNGLTAPNGPSQQRVIRQALADAGLAPADVDVVEAHGTGTRLGDPIEAQALLATYGQQRDRPLLLGSVKSNLGHTQGAAGVAGVLKVVLALQHGLLPKTLHADTPSSRIDWSAGAVELLTEARPWPASDRPRRAGVSSFGMSGTNAHLLVEEAPAVTADPETEPAPAVVPWVLSGKSAAAVRAQAQRLAGHLAERPALTPADVAYSLATTRARLEHRAVVVGTGRDELLARLAAVASGEQAPGRVVGTASRPVLVFPGQGSQWVGMAVELLDSSEVFAARWAECETALKSFVDWSLTEVARSADPAVLERVDVVQPLLWAVMVCLAELWRDAGVEPAAVIGHSQGEIAAAVVAGALSVVDGARVVALRAKAITELAGTGGMLSVPLPVAEVEAGLDARLGIAAVNGPSATVVSGEVAALDAAQAAWEAEGVRVRRVPVDYASHSAQVEAIRERILADLAPVSPSSVDTVFFSTLTGGEIDTAELTADYWYRNLRDTVRFEDAVRAAIAGGHTVFVESSAHPVLTVGVQQTLDELEVSGAVAATLRRDHGGLRQLYTAYGEAHSAGVAVAWERLISGRVVDLPTYAFQHRRFWPRPGGDGGGDPHAWGLATTGHPLAGTAVRAAGSGALTLTGRLSPSAQPWLTEHAVRGTALLPGAAFVELAALAAAEADCTVVEELTLEAPLTLSGEGGIDLQLGVAPETGDGRRALTIHSRRDGGEWIRHASGTLTPEGGAPPDRPAAWPPARATPVPVDDIYQQFADAGYEYGPAFQCLRRAWRLGDEVFAEIVLPDGEHAGGFGLHPVLLDAVLQAGKLRSAGEPGTPRLPFAWTGIRLHSRGATVLRARVGPAGADGVRLTVTDGSGAPVLTAASVVSRPMAQSRPDFLHRLGWHAVPAGPRSTGTWAVLGTAEHPGLAALDPVPDAVVFPVPAPADGTLTTGVHDVTRRTLETVRAWLADARFARSKLVVVTRGAVAAGDDDPVAGLAQAAVWGLVRSAQSENPGRFGLLDLDAEASFEQALWLDEPQLAVRDGVVLAPRLVRAAADRLRPPEGPWRLDVTKAGTLDDLALIEAPEAVRGLRDNEVRVGVRAVGVNFRDVLIGLGMYPGASRMGSEGAGVVLEVGAAVTDLAPGDRVFGLCSGALGPVAVVDRREIARMPAAWSFETAASVPVAFLTAWFALNDLAGLRRGESVLVHAAAGGVGMAAVQIARHLGATVFATASPPKQDAVRELGVAAERVASSRTLDFEPEFLGVTGGAGVDVVLDALTGEFVDASLRLLPRGGRFVEMGKNDVRDPELVAKEYPDVEYRSFDLRDAGLDRLAEMLAELVTLFERGELRPLPVSVRDIGEARAVFRTMSQAKHVGKLVLRVPRKLGDGTVLVTGGTGTLGGLLARHLVTGHGVRDLVLLSRRGPGAPGADELCAELAGLGARAEVVACDAADRDALAKVVAGLELTGVVHAAGTLDDGLVGALTPERLEAVLRPKVDAALNLHELGGDVAAFVLFSSAAGVFGSAGQANYAAANAFLDALAAHRRARGLPAVSLAWGQWADTSELTETIGEAGRLRMARRGSLALTTEEALALFDAGLDETLAVPIRLDVGALRTGVADGSVPEVLGALTRELAAPRTRRAVESTASFGDRVAGMSAEDRERAVLELVLGHVATVAGHGAADTPRPERPLKDLGFDSLMAVELRNRLTAATALRLPSTLAFDHPTPAAIAALLAAELVGGDGEPPALAAVDRLDELVSGLADGDDTRRRVVSRLEALLGKWRDGEAATVAGSLDVATDDEIFAFIDNELGS; encoded by the coding sequence GTGGCGCGCCCGGCACCGGACCGGCGGCGACACCGAACGGGAGTTCCGGTCGGCGACCGACGACGAGCTGTTTTCGCTCATCGACGACGAGTTCGGCCTGACGTGACCGGTCCGCAGCGAGACGGAGAAGCCGCGATGAACACCGAAGACAAGCTCAGGGACTACCTCAAGCGCGTGTCGGAAGACCTGCGCGCCACCCGGCGGCAGCTGCGCGAACGCGAGGACGCCGGCCGCGAACCGATCGCCGTCGTCGGCCTGGGCTGCCGCTTCCCGGGCGGGATCACCTCGCCGGAACAGCTGTGGCGGCTGCTCGCTTCGGGCGGCGACGCCATCGGTGAGTTCCCCACCGACCGCGGCTGGGACCTCGGCGCCCTGTTCGACGACGACCCCGACGCGCCGGGCAAGTCCACCGTCCGGCGCGGCGGCTTCCTCGCCGACGTCGCCGCGTTCGACCCCGAGCCGTTCTCGATCAGCCCGCGCGAGGCGCTGGCGATGGACCCGCAGCAGCGGCTGCTGCTGGAGACGTCCTGGGAAGCGGTGGAGCGCGCGGGCGTCGACGTGACGACGCTCGCCGGGACCCGCACCGGGGTGTTCTTCGGCGCGTCCACCCAGGACTACCGCGGCCTGCTGGGCGCGGAAGGCGCCGACCTGGAAGGGCACGTCCTCACCGGGAACGCGTCGAGCGTGCTGTCCGGCCGGGTCGCCTACGCCTTCGGCTTCGAAGGCCCGGCGGTGACCGTGGACACCGCGTGCTCCTCGTCCCTGGTGGCGCTGCACCTGGCCATCCGCGCGCTGCGCGCCGGCGAGTGCGACGCGGCACTGGCCGGCGGCAGCGCGATCATGCCCACCCCGCGGATCTTCACCGCCTTCTCGCGCCAGCGGGGCGTGGCGGCCGACGGCCGGTGCAAAGCGTTCGCCGAGGAAGCCGACGGCGCCGGCTTCGCCGAGGGCGTCGGCGTGCTGCTGGTCGAGCGGCTTTCGGACGCCCGCCGGCACGGTCACCCCGTGCTGGCCGTGCTCACCGGCTCGGCGGTCAACTCCGACGGCGCCTCGAACGGGCTGACCGCCCCCAACGGCCCGTCGCAGCAGCGGGTGATCCGCCAGGCCCTCGCCGACGCCGGGCTGGCCCCGGCGGACGTCGACGTCGTCGAGGCGCACGGGACCGGCACGAGGCTGGGCGACCCGATCGAGGCGCAGGCGCTGCTCGCCACCTACGGGCAACAGCGCGATCGGCCGCTGCTCCTCGGGTCGGTCAAGTCGAACCTCGGGCACACGCAGGGCGCGGCCGGGGTCGCCGGCGTCCTCAAGGTGGTGCTCGCCTTGCAGCACGGCCTGCTGCCGAAGACGCTGCACGCGGACACGCCCTCTTCGCGGATCGACTGGTCGGCGGGTGCGGTGGAGCTGCTGACCGAAGCGCGGCCGTGGCCGGCTTCGGACCGGCCGCGGCGGGCCGGGGTGTCGTCGTTCGGCATGAGCGGCACGAACGCCCACCTGCTCGTCGAGGAAGCACCGGCCGTGACGGCGGACCCGGAGACCGAGCCCGCGCCGGCGGTCGTGCCGTGGGTGCTGTCGGGGAAGTCGGCGGCCGCGGTGCGGGCCCAGGCGCAGCGGCTGGCCGGGCACCTGGCCGAGCGCCCGGCGCTCACACCGGCCGACGTGGCGTATTCGCTGGCCACGACGAGGGCGCGGCTGGAGCACCGCGCGGTCGTGGTGGGCACCGGCCGCGACGAGCTGCTGGCCCGGCTGGCCGCGGTGGCGTCGGGGGAGCAGGCACCCGGCCGGGTCGTCGGCACCGCCTCCCGCCCGGTGCTGGTGTTCCCGGGGCAGGGTTCGCAGTGGGTCGGGATGGCGGTGGAGCTGCTGGATTCTTCGGAGGTGTTCGCGGCTCGGTGGGCGGAGTGCGAAACCGCGCTCAAGTCTTTTGTGGACTGGTCGTTGACGGAGGTGGCGCGTTCGGCTGATCCGGCGGTGTTGGAGCGGGTCGATGTGGTGCAGCCGCTGTTGTGGGCGGTGATGGTCTGCTTGGCCGAGTTGTGGCGGGACGCCGGTGTGGAGCCTGCTGCGGTGATCGGGCATTCGCAGGGTGAGATCGCGGCCGCGGTGGTGGCCGGTGCGCTGTCCGTGGTGGACGGTGCTCGGGTGGTTGCTCTGCGGGCGAAGGCGATCACCGAGCTGGCGGGTACTGGTGGGATGTTGTCTGTTCCGTTGCCGGTGGCCGAGGTCGAGGCCGGGCTGGATGCGCGGCTGGGCATTGCGGCGGTGAACGGGCCGTCGGCGACGGTCGTCTCGGGTGAGGTCGCCGCGTTGGATGCGGCGCAGGCGGCGTGGGAGGCCGAAGGTGTGCGTGTCCGGCGGGTGCCGGTGGATTATGCGTCGCATTCGGCGCAGGTGGAGGCGATCCGGGAGCGGATTCTCGCTGATCTGGCGCCGGTGTCCCCGTCCAGTGTGGACACGGTTTTCTTTTCGACCCTGACCGGTGGGGAGATCGACACAGCCGAACTGACGGCGGACTACTGGTACCGCAACCTGCGCGACACCGTGCGGTTCGAAGACGCGGTGCGCGCGGCGATCGCGGGTGGGCACACGGTGTTCGTCGAGAGCTCGGCCCACCCCGTGCTGACCGTGGGCGTGCAGCAGACCCTCGACGAGCTCGAGGTTTCCGGTGCGGTGGCGGCGACCCTGCGCCGCGACCACGGTGGCCTGCGGCAGCTCTACACCGCCTACGGCGAGGCACACAGCGCGGGTGTCGCGGTCGCCTGGGAGCGGCTGATCTCCGGCCGCGTGGTGGACCTGCCGACGTACGCCTTCCAGCACCGGCGGTTCTGGCCCCGCCCCGGCGGCGACGGCGGCGGTGACCCGCACGCGTGGGGACTCGCCACCACCGGCCATCCCCTCGCCGGCACCGCCGTCCGGGCCGCCGGCTCCGGCGCGCTCACCTTGACGGGCCGGCTTTCGCCGTCGGCCCAGCCGTGGCTGACCGAGCACGCGGTCCGCGGGACGGCGCTGCTGCCCGGCGCCGCGTTCGTCGAACTCGCCGCGCTGGCGGCCGCCGAAGCGGACTGCACCGTCGTCGAGGAACTCACCCTCGAAGCCCCGCTCACCCTGTCCGGCGAGGGCGGTATCGACCTCCAGCTCGGCGTCGCGCCGGAAACCGGCGACGGCCGCCGTGCCTTGACGATCCACTCGCGCCGGGACGGCGGGGAGTGGATCCGGCACGCGAGCGGCACGCTGACCCCCGAGGGCGGCGCGCCACCGGACCGGCCGGCCGCCTGGCCGCCCGCCAGGGCCACTCCGGTGCCCGTCGACGACATCTACCAGCAGTTCGCCGACGCGGGCTACGAATACGGCCCCGCGTTCCAGTGCCTGCGCCGGGCCTGGCGGCTCGGCGACGAGGTCTTCGCCGAGATCGTGCTCCCCGACGGCGAGCACGCCGGCGGGTTCGGCCTGCACCCGGTGCTGCTCGACGCCGTGCTGCAGGCCGGGAAGCTGCGTTCGGCGGGCGAGCCCGGCACGCCCCGGCTGCCGTTCGCGTGGACCGGGATCCGCCTGCACAGCCGCGGCGCCACGGTCCTGCGCGCCCGCGTCGGCCCGGCCGGCGCCGACGGCGTCCGGCTCACCGTGACCGACGGCTCGGGTGCCCCGGTGCTGACGGCCGCGTCCGTGGTTTCGCGCCCCATGGCGCAAAGCCGCCCGGACTTCCTCCACCGGCTCGGCTGGCACGCGGTCCCGGCCGGCCCGCGATCCACCGGGACGTGGGCGGTGCTGGGAACCGCCGAACACCCCGGGCTCGCCGCGCTCGACCCGGTTCCCGACGCCGTCGTGTTCCCGGTACCCGCCCCGGCGGACGGCACGCTGACCACCGGCGTCCACGACGTCACCCGGCGAACCCTGGAAACCGTGCGGGCTTGGCTGGCCGACGCGCGGTTCGCGCGGTCGAAGCTGGTCGTGGTCACCCGCGGCGCGGTGGCCGCCGGCGACGACGATCCGGTGGCCGGGCTCGCGCAGGCGGCGGTGTGGGGCCTGGTGCGCTCGGCGCAGTCGGAAAACCCGGGCCGGTTCGGGCTCCTCGACCTCGACGCCGAAGCGAGCTTCGAGCAAGCACTTTGGCTGGACGAGCCGCAGCTGGCCGTGCGCGACGGCGTTGTCCTGGCGCCCCGGCTCGTCCGGGCGGCGGCCGACCGGTTGCGGCCGCCGGAGGGCCCGTGGCGGCTGGACGTGACGAAGGCCGGGACCCTCGACGACCTCGCGCTGATCGAGGCCCCCGAAGCGGTCCGCGGGTTGCGGGACAACGAAGTCCGGGTCGGCGTGCGCGCGGTCGGGGTGAACTTCCGGGACGTGCTGATCGGGCTCGGGATGTACCCGGGTGCTTCGCGAATGGGTTCCGAAGGCGCCGGTGTGGTGCTCGAGGTCGGTGCGGCGGTCACGGACCTGGCTCCGGGGGATCGGGTCTTCGGGTTGTGCAGTGGGGCGCTGGGGCCGGTGGCGGTGGTGGATCGGCGGGAGATCGCCCGGATGCCGGCGGCCTGGTCGTTCGAGACGGCGGCGTCGGTTCCGGTGGCGTTCCTGACGGCGTGGTTCGCGTTGAACGATCTGGCCGGGCTGCGGCGTGGTGAGTCGGTGCTGGTGCACGCGGCGGCCGGTGGCGTGGGGATGGCGGCGGTGCAGATCGCGCGGCACCTGGGTGCGACCGTGTTCGCGACCGCGAGCCCGCCGAAGCAGGACGCCGTTCGAGAACTGGGCGTGGCCGCCGAGCGGGTGGCGTCTTCGCGGACGTTGGACTTCGAGCCCGAGTTCCTCGGCGTCACCGGTGGTGCCGGGGTCGATGTGGTGCTGGACGCGCTGACCGGTGAGTTCGTGGATGCGTCTTTGCGGTTGTTGCCGCGGGGTGGCCGGTTCGTGGAGATGGGCAAGAACGACGTCCGTGATCCGGAGCTGGTGGCGAAGGAGTATCCGGACGTCGAGTACCGCTCGTTCGATCTGCGGGACGCCGGGCTGGATCGGCTGGCCGAGATGCTCGCGGAGCTGGTGACGTTGTTCGAACGCGGTGAGTTGCGGCCGCTGCCGGTTTCGGTGCGGGACATCGGCGAGGCGCGGGCGGTGTTCCGGACGATGAGCCAGGCCAAGCACGTCGGCAAGCTGGTGTTGCGGGTGCCGCGGAAACTGGGTGACGGCACGGTCCTGGTCACCGGCGGCACCGGCACCCTGGGCGGCCTGCTGGCGCGGCACCTGGTGACCGGGCACGGGGTGCGGGACCTGGTGCTGCTGAGCCGTCGTGGTCCGGGGGCGCCAGGTGCGGACGAGCTGTGCGCCGAGCTGGCCGGGCTGGGTGCGCGGGCCGAGGTCGTGGCGTGTGACGCCGCCGACCGGGACGCCCTCGCGAAGGTCGTCGCCGGTCTCGAGCTGACCGGTGTCGTGCACGCCGCCGGCACGCTCGACGACGGGCTGGTCGGCGCGCTGACGCCGGAGCGGCTCGAGGCGGTCCTGCGGCCCAAGGTCGACGCCGCGCTGAACCTGCACGAGCTGGGCGGTGACGTCGCCGCCTTCGTCCTGTTCTCCTCCGCCGCCGGCGTGTTCGGCAGCGCCGGGCAAGCCAACTACGCGGCCGCCAACGCGTTCCTCGACGCACTGGCGGCCCACCGCCGGGCCCGCGGCCTGCCCGCGGTGTCCCTCGCCTGGGGCCAGTGGGCCGATACCAGCGAGCTCACCGAGACGATCGGCGAAGCCGGCCGGCTCCGGATGGCGCGCCGCGGTTCCCTCGCCTTGACCACCGAGGAGGCGCTGGCGCTGTTCGACGCGGGACTGGACGAGACGCTGGCCGTCCCGATCCGGCTCGACGTCGGCGCATTGCGGACCGGCGTCGCCGACGGCTCGGTGCCCGAGGTGCTCGGCGCGCTCACCCGCGAACTGGCCGCGCCCCGCACCCGGCGGGCCGTCGAAAGCACCGCGTCCTTCGGCGACCGCGTGGCCGGGATGTCCGCGGAGGACCGTGAGCGGGCCGTTCTGGAGCTGGTGCTCGGGCACGTCGCGACGGTGGCCGGGCACGGGGCGGCGGACACGCCGCGGCCGGAGCGTCCGCTCAAGGACCTCGGGTTCGACTCGCTGATGGCGGTCGAGCTGCGGAACCGGCTGACCGCGGCGACGGCCCTCCGGCTGCCGTCCACCCTGGCCTTCGACCACCCGACGCCGGCCGCGATCGCGGCCCTGCTGGCCGCGGAACTGGTGGGCGGCGACGGCGAACCGCCCGCGCTGGCGGCCGTCGACCGGCTCGACGAGCTGGTGTCCGGCCTGGCGGACGGCGACGACACGCGCCGCCGCGTGGTCTCCCGGCTGGAAGCGCTGCTGGGCAAGTGGCGGGATGGCGAAGCCGCCACCGTGGCCGGCTCGCTCGACGTGGCGACCGACGACGAGATCTTCGCCTTCATCGACAACGAACTCGGGTCCTGA